The genomic window TTTTGAATGGGTTAGAGCCAATTTACCAAAAGGATTTGGTCTAATTAAAAATTATTCCAGATTTTACCCATACGCAAATAATGTGTCGCAAGTTGTTGGCTTTTGCGGTAGTAGTAAACACGGTCTTGAAGGATTAGAAAAAGAATATGACATCTTTCTTTCAGGCCAAAATATAAAGCAAAAAGTTAAAATTACGCCATATGGTAACTTTGAGTTTTTAAAAAAACCTTTAGATGGAGCAAACCTACACCTCACAATAAACGTAGATATTCAAAATTACCTTCATTTTTTACTAAAAGAAACTTTAAAAGAAAGACAGGCAAAAATGGTAATTGGTATAATTGCAAAACCAGATGGTGCTATTGTTGCATTAGATAGTGTACCAAGCTATGATAATAATAAATTTTACAATTACGATTATGTTAATATTAGAAATAATCCTATCAATTACATGTTTGAACCAGGAAGTATATTTAAGATTGTGACAATGTCAAGTGCCTTAGATTCAAATACATTTACTGGCAACGAAACATTGTTTTGTGAAAACGGCAAATGGAAATTTTCTGGTCACGTAATATCAGATGTTGAAAAAAATGGCGATTTGCCATTTGATAAAGTTTTTGCATACTCAAGCAATATATGCTCTGCAAAAATTGCGCTAAAAGAAAACAAAGAAATTTTTTATAAGTATTTGTGGGCTTTTGGTTTTGGCAAAAAAACAGGCATTGACCTGCCAGGCGAAGCAGACGGACTTGTAAAAGACTACGTAAACTTAAAACCTTTTGATTTAGCAACAATGGCTTTTGGACAAGGAATTGGCGTAAGTGCTATTCAAATTGTTAGAGCCTACATTGCTATAGCAAATGGCGGATATCTGGTAAATCCTTATATAGTTAATTATATTGAAAAAGACAAAAAAATTTTGTACAAACACAAAGAAACAAAAAAGCAAATACTTTTGCCACAAACAATTGAAAAGGTAAAGCAAATTTTAAAATTAGTTGTAGAAGAAGGCACAGGCACAAACGCTAAAATTCAATATTATGCAATAGGCGGTAAAACAGGCACAGCTCAAGTAGCTTCACACAAAGGTGGATACAGCTTAAACGATTACACGGGTAGTTTTGTAGGTATATTTCCAATTGATAACCCTCAGTTTGTTATTTTAGTTACCGTTTTTGATCCAAAAGGTGTAAACTATGGTGGTGAAGTAGCAGCACCTGTTGTTGCAAAACTGGTTTCAATGCTTGCTGCATATTACAAAATTGAAGGGAGTGGTAATGTTATTAGGTGACATCGAAAATATTTGTAACTCTCAAGTACCAGATTATTTAAAAAATAAAGAAATAAAAGGTCTTGCGTATGATTCAAGAAAGGTTAATAAAGGTTTTTTGTTTTTTTCAATAAAAGGACAAAAAACCGATGGTAGATTATTTATCAAAGATGCATTTTCAAAAAAAGCAATAGCAGTAGTATCACAAGATTGCAGTGATATCGAAAATTGTATAGAAGTCAAAGATATCCGCAAATGCATGGGGAAAATCGCAAATTACTTTTACAATCAACCATCAAATAAGCTAAACGTAGTAGGCATTACCGGTACAAACGGAAAAACCACAACCACATATTTACTTAAAGAAATATTTGAAAAAAGTGGCATAATTGGCACAACAGGGTATCGTTTTAATCATGTTGTAAAAAAATTAGAAAACACAACGCCAGAATCCATTGATTTAAATAAAATATTGCTTGAAATGATGCCTAATGTTGATTATGTGTTTATGGAGGTATCCTCACATGCAGTAACATTTGATCGCATAGAAGGCATAGATTTTAAACTAAAGGTTTTTACTAATTTAAGTCAAGATCACCTAGATTTTTATCAAACTATGGAAAATTATGCAAAAGCAAAAGCTGCTTTTTTTAAAGAAAATGATTTTAGGGTGGTAAATGTTGATGATGATTTGGGGAAAACACTATTTAAAAAAGGCTTCACAATATCTTACGGTTTTAAAGACTCTGACATTTATCCTCTATACTATGAATTTGATATAAACGGGATTTATCTAAAACTCAATGTTTTTGGTGATGTCTATGAAATACAATCAAACTTGATTGGCATATATAACATATACAACATCATGGCAGCAGTTGGCTGCAGTGTTTTTTTTGGCAAACCAAAAACGCAAGTACTTCAAGCACTTTACAATTTTAAAAATGTGCCCGGAAGGCTTGAAAAGTTTATAAAAAATGGTAAAGCTGCTGTTGTAGATTATGCACACACAGATGATGCTATAAAAAATGTATTGCAAACGCTAAAAACTATTACAAAAGGTAAACTNNNNNNNNNNTAATAGTGGTATTTGGTGCAGGAGGAGATAGAGATAAAACTAAAAGGCCCAAAATGGGTAAAGTAGCAAGTAGTATAGCTGATATAATTATAATAACAAATGATAATCCACGAACAGAAAACCCAGATTCTATTATAAATGACATTTTAGAGGGTATAGATAAAAGCAAAAAAATTATAATTGAAAAAGATAGAAAATTAGCTATTATTAAAGGGCTTGAGAGTACCAGCGAAGGTGATTGCGTGGCAATTTTGGGTAAAGGACATGAAGATTACCAGATTATAGGAGATAAAAAATATCATTTTGACGATAGAGAGGTTGTAAGAGATTTTTGGAATGTGGAATCTAAATGAAATTATTGAACAATTAAAACCGATTGAAATTTTAAAGCCAAAAAAAGTTAACTTTAAAAATATATCTATAGACTCCAGGGCAATTGAAAAAGACGATATTTTTCTGGCATTTAAAGGTGAGTTTAAAGATGGTCATGACTTTATAAATGAAGCTTTTAATAAAGGTTGTAGCTTGTGCATCTGTGAAAAAAGCATAGATAAACCATATTTAAAAGTTTTGGACTCAAAAAAAGCTCTAAAAGATCTGGCGAGTTTTAATAAAATAAAAAGCAAAACTAAAGTTATTGCTATTGTGGGTTCTGTTGGAAAAACAAGTACAAAAGAATTATTAAAATCATATTTTAATGTGTCAAAAATAAATTTTTTTTATACGCAAAAAAATGAAAATAATTGGATAGGGGTTTGTAAAACATTACTTAGAGCCTCAAGTTCTTCTACATTTGGTATAGTAGAAATAGGCACAAATCATAAAGGCGAAATTGCTGAAATCGCAAGTTTTTTAAAACCAGATTTTGTTATTTTTACAGAAATTGGAACTTCTCATATTGGAAACTTTGGCTCAATAGAGGCGATCTTTGAAGAAAAGTCATCAATTGTAAATTTTCTTGAAGATAAAAAAAACGTAATATACAATTTAGACAATCCAATACAAAAAAATAACTTTACTAAATTTCAAATAAACTATTCAAAAATTGATTCTAACGCTTGCGTATATTTAATTGATTATAATAAAGAAGAATACTTCAATAAGCTTTATCTAAATGCGTTTGGTAAAAAATTTCAAGTTAAGGCACCATTTTGGTTAAATATTTCAAATATACTTGCAGCTGCAGCATTTCTTGGGTCCCAAAAACTATTGGATGAAAATTATTTTCAAGAGGCATTAAATAATATAATTTTGCCAGATTATAGAATGCAACTTGAAAAACTTGGGCACACATATTTCATTTTAGATTGTTACAACGCCAGTTTTGAATCAATTAAATTTGCAATCGATGAGCTTAATACAAAAAAAGGCAAAAAGCTTGCAATACTTGGCGATGTATTGGAGCTTGGTATACACACAGAAAGTTTACATAAAAAAATTGGAGAATATACTTCGGGTTTTGATATAGATATAATTGCTTATGGGCATAACGCAAAATACATAGCTTTAGCAAATAGCAACGCTATATTTTTTGAGAATAAAGAAGAATTAAGATAGGTAAAGTTCTGAGGTGGATAAATTTTAAAACCTAAGTTTAATAATTCAATAGGAGAGTCAAAACGTTGTGCCTTATCAATCTCAAAGGCATAGATTATCTCTTTGTTCCCACAATAATTAAAAAAATCTTCTTCTCTTATTCCTCCTGACTCTTTGCATCTTTCCCATATATCTTTTGGAGAACCTGAAATTATCCTTTTAACACTAAAACATCCCACGATTTTTTGTACAGGGTCTGATTCATAAACAATAACTAACTCAGGTATGTGTTTAGGTTTTTGCTTTCTAAATTCATATTTTTTTTCTCCAGAAAATATCTTTTTTGAATATTCAGGTTTAATTGACAATAATATTTTCATTGCTCTCAGTTTCCTTCAATATTAACTTAAATAAATCATTTTCTATCTCTGTAAACCCTCTAGGTGCAGATTCAGAGTCTTTAATAATACCTAGCTCTATAAGTCTCTTTAAATTTAGTCTTTTTGGAAATGAATATGCATAAAGAAAATTTACAATAAAAGGTCTGTTATTTGGTTTAGAATCCCATTGTTGCCTTAGCTCTTGTGTGGAAAACACGCTCCTTTTACCACAAAGACTTACAAATTGATCGAAGTCTTTTATATTAGAATGAATATTCTCTACAATTCCAAGCGTAGTAATTACAGAATGATAGATTGCAGACCCTTCTCGAGATGTTCTATAAAATATGATAATGTCTCCAGCTTTCAAATCACGTTTAATAGACCTGGATATATAGACTTTAGATATGGCATTTCTGAATGGTTCTTGTTCCACGAAATCCCGAGGTGATTCTGTTTTAAGAATAGAATCTGGAAAAAGAGAAGTATGATATTCAGGATATATTGGT from Desulfurella sp. includes these protein-coding regions:
- a CDS encoding penicillin-binding protein 2; the protein is MKKTRFNFLFFLIIAGFFLVAFKAFLVQIVDNKNYRLAYAKCVEPLIYIQGKRGYIYDCNNKTLALDIPSYQLFVDPKFYTEYNKTDDKNFFNYINSHFQLNIKNIIEQNKNTRYFNIGTIKPKDFEWVRANLPKGFGLIKNYSRFYPYANNVSQVVGFCGSSKHGLEGLEKEYDIFLSGQNIKQKVKITPYGNFEFLKKPLDGANLHLTINVDIQNYLHFLLKETLKERQAKMVIGIIAKPDGAIVALDSVPSYDNNKFYNYDYVNIRNNPINYMFEPGSIFKIVTMSSALDSNTFTGNETLFCENGKWKFSGHVISDVEKNGDLPFDKVFAYSSNICSAKIALKENKEIFYKYLWAFGFGKKTGIDLPGEADGLVKDYVNLKPFDLATMAFGQGIGVSAIQIVRAYIAIANGGYLVNPYIVNYIEKDKKILYKHKETKKQILLPQTIEKVKQILKLVVEEGTGTNAKIQYYAIGGKTGTAQVASHKGGYSLNDYTGSFVGIFPIDNPQFVILVTVFDPKGVNYGGEVAAPVVAKLVSMLAAYYKIEGSGNVIR
- a CDS encoding Mur ligase family protein: MLLGDIENICNSQVPDYLKNKEIKGLAYDSRKVNKGFLFFSIKGQKTDGRLFIKDAFSKKAIAVVSQDCSDIENCIEVKDIRKCMGKIANYFYNQPSNKLNVVGITGTNGKTTTTYLLKEIFEKSGIIGTTGYRFNHVVKKLENTTPESIDLNKILLEMMPNVDYVFMEVSSHAVTFDRIEGIDFKLKVFTNLSQDHLDFYQTMENYAKAKAAFFKENDFRVVNVDDDLGKTLFKKGFTISYGFKDSDIYPLYYEFDINGIYLKLNVFGDVYEIQSNLIGIYNIYNIMAAVGCSVFFGKPKTQVLQALYNFKNVPGRLEKFIKNGKAAVVDYAHTDDAIKNVLQTLKTITKGKL
- the murF gene encoding UDP-N-acetylmuramoyl-tripeptide--D-alanyl-D-alanine ligase — protein: MWNLNEIIEQLKPIEILKPKKVNFKNISIDSRAIEKDDIFLAFKGEFKDGHDFINEAFNKGCSLCICEKSIDKPYLKVLDSKKALKDLASFNKIKSKTKVIAIVGSVGKTSTKELLKSYFNVSKINFFYTQKNENNWIGVCKTLLRASSSSTFGIVEIGTNHKGEIAEIASFLKPDFVIFTEIGTSHIGNFGSIEAIFEEKSSIVNFLEDKKNVIYNLDNPIQKNNFTKFQINYSKIDSNACVYLIDYNKEEYFNKLYLNAFGKKFQVKAPFWLNISNILAAAAFLGSQKLLDENYFQEALNNIILPDYRMQLEKLGHTYFILDCYNASFESIKFAIDELNTKKGKKLAILGDVLELGIHTESLHKKIGEYTSGFDIDIIAYGHNAKYIALANSNAIFFENKEELR
- a CDS encoding cyanophycin synthetase: IVVFGAGGDRDKTKRPKMGKVASSIADIIIITNDNPRTENPDSIINDILEGIDKSKKIIIEKDRKLAIIKGLESTSEGDCVAILGKGHEDYQIIGDKKYHFDDREVVRDFWNVESK
- a CDS encoding ASCH domain-containing protein, whose translation is MKILLSIKPEYSKKIFSGEKKYEFRKQKPKHIPELVIVYESDPVQKIVGCFSVKRIISGSPKDIWERCKESGGIREEDFFNYCGNKEIIYAFEIDKAQRFDSPIELLNLGFKIYPPQNFTYLNSSLFSKNIALLFAKAMYFALCP